From the Lolium rigidum isolate FL_2022 chromosome 2, APGP_CSIRO_Lrig_0.1, whole genome shotgun sequence genome, one window contains:
- the LOC124692959 gene encoding cation-chloride cotransporter 1-like: MPHLLLLEALSGMENGEIEAAEDGLPVPAPPNGRRYRPVVSEDSAVIQMTSMDGSSTSATTVAGVTPQPPRNLKSGANLTIDPSMQEGSSDHATSIGPQRDSKLELFGFDSLVNILGLKSMTGEQVQAPSSPREGEDVAITIGRPKDFGPKFGTMMGVFVPCLQNILGIIYYIRFTWIVGMAGIWQSLVLVSFCGACTFLTSLSLSAIATNGAMKGGGPYYLIGRALGPEVGVSIGLCFFLGNAVAGSMYVLGAVETFLDALPSAGLFQKSVTVVNNTLSNGTAVAGTATISTPSLHDLQVYGVIVTILLCFIVFGGVKIINKVAPAFLIPVLFSLLCIYLGVFIAPRHNAPKGITGLSLTSLRDNWGSEYQRTNNAGVPDPNGSIYWDFNALVGLFFPAVTGIMAGSNRSAELKDTQRSIPIGTLFATLTTTAMYLFSVLLFGALSTREELLTDRLLTATVAWPAPVVIYIGIILSTLGAALQSLTGAPRLLAAIANDDILPVLNYFKVSEGAEPHAATLFTAFICIGCVIIGNLDLITPTITMFFLLCYAGVNLSCFLLDLLDAPSWRPRWKFHHWSLSLVGASLCIVIMFLISWSFTVISLALASLIYYYVSIKGKAGDWGDGFKSAYFQLALRSLRSLGANQVHPKNWYPIPLILCRPWGKLPENVPCHPKLADFANCMKKKGRGMSIFVSTIDGDYHELAEDAKTACHQLEAYIEYKRCEGVAEIIVAPSMSEGFRSIVQTMGLGNLKPNIVVVRYPEIWRRENLTEIPSTFVSIINDCIIANKAVVIVKGLDEWPNEFQRQYGTIDLYWIVRDGGLMLLLSQLLLTKETFESCKIQVFCIAEEDSDAEELKTDVKKFLYDLRMHAEVIVLTMKSWESHLESSSSGAQPDDSQEAYISAQGRISTYLSEMKETTEREGRPQMEHGKQLVVNEQKVDKFLYTMLKLNSMILRYSRMAAVVLVSLPPPPLNHPAYFYMEYMDLLVENIPRMLIVRGYRRDVVTFFT, from the exons GAACCTTAAGTCTGGCGCTAATCTAACTATTGATCCAAGCATGCAAGAAGGTTCTAGTGATCATGCTACATCCATTGGACCTCAGAGGGATTCAAAGCTAGAGCTTTTTGGCTTTGACTCACTTGTAAATATTCTGGGCCTCAAGAG CATGACAGGAGAACAGGTGCAAGCTCCTTCAAGTCCTAGAGAGGGGGAGGATGTAGCGATCACCATCGGACGCCCGAAG GATTTTGGACCTAAGTTTGGTACAATGATGGGGGTCTTTGTGCCATGCTTGCAGAATATCTTGGGAATCATTTATTATATCCGCTTTACCTG GATTGTAGGTATGGCAGGCATATGGCAGTCTCTTGTTTTGGTCTCATTCTGTGGTGCATGTACATTTTTAACCAGCTTATCATTAAGTGCCATTGCAACAAACGGGGCAATGAAG GGTGGTGGACCATATTATCTCATTGGTCGTGCACTTGGTCCTGAAGTTGGAGTTAGTATTGGATTGTGTTTCTTCCTTGGAAACGCGGTTGCTGGATCAAT GTACGTTCTGGGTGCTGTAGAGACCTTTTTGGACGCCCTTCCTTCTGCAGGATTGTTTCAAA AGAGTGTAACAGTGGTCAACAATACGTTATCAAACGGTACAGCAGTAGCCGGCACAGCAACTATATCGACACCCAGCTTGCATGACCTTCAAGTATATGGTGTTATTGTGACCATATTGCTCTGTTTTATTGTGTTTGGTGGTGTCAAAATCATCAACAAGGTTGCGCCTGCCTTCTTAATACCAGTACTGTTTTCACTGTTATGCATTTATCTTGGTGTCTTCATTGCAccaagacacaatgctccaa AGGGGATCACCGGGTTGAGTCTAACTTCACTCAGAGACAACTGGGGTTCAGAATATCAACGTACAAACAATGCTGGAGTTCCTGATCCAAATGGGTCTATATATTGGGATTTCAA TGCTTTGGTAGGTCTCTTTTTCCCAGCAGTCACTGGAATTATGGCAGGCTCAAACCGATCCGCAGAACTGAAAGATACACAACGTTCAATACCAATTGGAACATTATTCGCTACTCTTACAACGACTGCTATGTACTTGTTTTCTGTGCTTCTATTTGGAGCCTTGTCCACAAGAGAAGAGCTTCTAACTGATAG GCTTCTTACTGCTACAGTGGCATGGCCTGCTCCAGTAGTGATTTACATTGGTATTATACTGTCCACTTTAGGCGCAGCACTGCAGAGTTTGACAGGAGCTCCAAGGTTGCTAGCAGCAATAGCAAATGATGACATTCTTCCAGTCCTTAACTACTTCAAGGTTTCTGAAGGCGCCGAACCTCATGCGGCAACTTTGTTCACAGCGTTCATCTGTATTGGATGTGTGATTATTGGGAACTTAGATTTAATTACACCAACGATCACTATGTTTTTTCTACTGTGTTATGCTGGTGTGAACCTGTCGTGCTttctgcttgacttacttgatgcTCCTAGTTGGCGCCCTCGATGGAAATTTCATCACTGGAGTCTTTCACTTGTTGGTGCATCGCTTTGCATTG TTATCATGTTTTTGATCTCTTGGTCCTTCACTGTTATCTCACTTGCCCTTGCAAGCCTCATCTATTACTATGTGAGTATAAAAGGGAAGGCTGGTGACTGGGGAGATGGGTTCAAGAGTGCATATTTTCAGTTGGCACTGCGAAGTCTCAGATCGCTAGGAG CAAACCAAGTTCATCCTAAGAATTGGTACCCCATTCCTCTGATATTATGCCGCCCTTGGGGCAAACTTCCAGAAAATGTCCCTTGTCATCCAAAGCTTGCAGATTTTGCCAATTGTATGAAGAAAAAGGGCCGTGGTATGTCAATATTTGTCTCAACAATTGACGGTGATTACCATGAACTGGCTGAGGATGCTAAGACTGCTTGTCATCAGCTGGAAGCCTACATTGAGTACAAACGCTGTGAGGGTGTTGCGGAGATCATTGTAGCACCTTCAATGTCTGAGGGTTTTCGCAGCATTGTTCAGACGATGGGGCTAGGTAACTTGAAGCCGAATATCGTTGTGGTGCGGTACCCTGAGATCTGGCGCCGTGAGAATCTGACAGAGATACCATCAACATTTGTCAGTATAATAAATGATTGCATCATTGCTAACAAGGCTGTTGTTATTGTGAAGGGCCTTGATGAGTGGCCTAATGAGTTCCAGAGACAGTATGGGACTATTGACCTCTACTGGATTGTGAGAGATGGAGGATTGATGCTTCTTCTGTCTCAGCTCCTGCTCACGAAAGAGACCTTTGAAAGCTGCAAGATCCAAGTCTTTTGCATAGCTGAAGAGGACAGTGATGCTGAAGAGCTGAAGACTGATGTCAAAAAGTTCTTGTATGATCTTAGGATGCATGCCGAGGTCATAGTTCTGACAATGAAGTCGTGGGAATCTCACTTGGAGAGCAGTAGCAGTGGTGCTCAGCCAGATGATTCCCAAGAGGCTTACATTAGTGCACAGGGAAGGATCAGCACATACCTTTCAGAGATGAAGGAAACCACAGAAAGGGAAGGGCGGCCACAAATGGAGCATGGGAAGCAACTTGTTGTGAACGAACAAAAGGTTGATAAATTCCTCTATACAATGTTGAAATTAAACTCCATGATACTCAGGTACTCCAGAATGGCAGCTGTGGTGCTAGTGAGCCTCCCTCCGCCACCGCTGAATCACCCTGCATATTTCTACATGGAGTATATGGATCTTCTTGTAGAGAATATCCCACGCATGTTGATAGTTAGGGGATACAGAAGAGATGTTGTCACGTTTTTCACATGA